A single window of Streptomyces aquilus DNA harbors:
- a CDS encoding roadblock/LC7 domain-containing protein has translation MSEPISAELKAAAADFTWLLNRFATETAGVVDAIAVSSDGLLIAVSELREHADSERLAAIVSGITSLAAGASGNYGLGGLNKVIIDLEGGHVLVSAIGSGAVLGVVTDKEAKLGNIAYEMTVFANRAGTALSPQLVLALKNSVGSPSAL, from the coding sequence GTGAGTGAGCCGATCTCGGCCGAACTCAAGGCCGCCGCAGCCGACTTCACCTGGCTGTTGAATCGTTTCGCGACCGAGACCGCGGGCGTCGTCGACGCCATCGCCGTCTCCTCCGACGGACTGCTCATCGCGGTCTCCGAACTCCGCGAGCACGCCGACTCCGAACGCCTCGCCGCGATCGTCTCCGGCATCACCAGCCTGGCGGCGGGCGCCTCCGGCAACTACGGTCTCGGCGGCCTCAACAAGGTCATCATCGACCTGGAGGGCGGCCACGTCCTGGTCTCCGCGATCGGCAGCGGCGCCGTCCTCGGCGTGGTCACCGACAAGGAGGCCAAGCTCGGCAACATCGCCTACGAGATGACGGTGTTCGCCAACCGGGCCGGCACCGCGCTCAGCCCCCAACTGGTGCTCGCGCTGAAGAACAGCGTCGGCTCACCGTCGGCCCTGTAG
- a CDS encoding DUF742 domain-containing protein, with translation MADGSPPPGDDPVGPAPAVRPFLVTAGRVAAGPTGRAMPVETQVVATVEGLGALDGLSFEQHDIVAACRRPQSIAELAARLRLHLNVVRVLAEDLREEGRLTVHVPDSDATHDASVLRRLIDGLRAIPDSGKVLRDNGDNG, from the coding sequence ATGGCGGACGGCTCCCCACCTCCGGGCGACGACCCGGTCGGCCCCGCCCCCGCCGTACGGCCGTTCCTGGTCACCGCCGGCCGGGTGGCGGCCGGTCCGACCGGGCGGGCGATGCCCGTCGAGACCCAGGTGGTGGCCACCGTCGAGGGTCTCGGCGCGCTCGACGGGCTCTCCTTCGAACAGCACGACATCGTGGCCGCCTGCCGCCGCCCGCAGTCCATCGCGGAGCTCGCGGCCCGGCTGCGGCTGCACCTCAACGTGGTCCGGGTCCTCGCCGAGGACCTGCGCGAAGAGGGGCGGCTGACGGTGCACGTGCCCGACTCCGACGCCACGCACGACGCTTCCGTCCTGCGCAGACTGATCGATGGCCTGCGCGCCATCCCCGACTCCGGGAAGGTACTCCGTGACAACGGCGACAAC